GGCAGCCTGACCAGGCGAGAAGCCAGCTGCGACGGAGAAGAAGAATAAACAAAGGAAACGCACGACTGGGCCGGTTTGCATGGCCGCCTCCTATGGCTGAGGGGTGGGTGAGGCTGGCATCATCAAAGGCACTTGTGCCGGGCGCAGGGCGGGCTGATGGCAGCCGCGTGATCAATTGCGGCAGGCCGGGGGCAAGGCGCAAATCCCCTGAAGCTTTGACGACCAGTGATACCGGCGTTAAGAGAGACCGAACGGAGGTGCCGATGACTGAGCCCGATACCGGCCCGATACTGAACCCCGCACTGGACGGGGCCGCCCTCGCGCGCCTTTATGGTGCGGCAGGACGCCTGCATATCGCCGGGATCATGACCGAGCCCTCGGCCAAGGCCCTGCATGACGTGATCGCGACCTTCGCTGACTGGAACCTAAGCCTGCGCAAGGGGGACGGCGATCACAGCATCCCGCCCGAACAGCGCCGGCACATGAGCGCCGACCAGATGGCGACGCTGCGGCGGCTCATCGACATGTCGGCCACACAGGGCTTCCAGTATCTTTTCGAGAATTACCCCATATATGACGCCTGCCACGCAGGCATCGCACCACCCGCCTTCCGGCAGCTGTTTGATTTTTTGAACGGCGAGGCTTTCCTTGGCCTGATGCGGCAGATAACCGGCCACAGCGATATCGGCTTCGCGGACGCGCAGGTCACCCGGTTTACCGCTGGTGACTTCCTCACCACCCACGATGATGATGTGGACGGCAAGGACCGCCGTGCGGCCTATGTCCTGAACCTGACGCCCAGCTGGCGGGCGGACTGGGGCGGCATCCTCCAGTTCCTTGATGGTGACGGGCATGTCGAGGCCGGCTTCGTGCCGTCTTTCAATGCCCTCAACCTGTTTTCCGTTCCGAAGCTGCATGCCGTGAGTCAGGTCTCGACCTTCTCGCCGGGCGCGCGGCTTTCGGTCACCGGCTGGCTGCGCGCCGGCAAGGACCCGGGACCTGCCCAATGAGTACCGATATGACTGCACACTTCCCTGCCCCGCCCCGCCTGACACGCCCGAAGCTGAAGCGCGCCTTCGTGCATATCGGCACAACAAAGACGGGAACGAGCAGCATCCAGCAGCGGCTTTTCCGCAACCGCGACAATCTGCAGGGCGCCGGCATCCTCTATCCGGCCAACGAAGCCAACCATGTTTTCTTCGCTTCCGCTTTCCGGCTGGAGCCGACCGAAATTTCCAACAACCTGCGCGAAGGGCTGGGGCAGCCGACGGTGCTTGCCCGCCATATCGAGCGGGAGTTTGAAAAACTGGCGGCGGAGCTTGATGCCTTCACCGGCGACACGCTTGTCATCTCCAGCGAATTCCTGTGCGACACGCCCGAGGAAGGTTGCACCGCCATGGCGGCATGGCTTCATGCGGTGGCTGAGGAAATTACCATCGTTTGCTATATCCGCCATCCGGTTTTCCACGCCATTTCATCGGCACAGCAGGTGATCCGCAGTGGCCTGAGGACACTGGAACAGACGGAAGACGAGCTCTATTTCTACAGCCCGTCGAACATCCTGCCCCGCTTCATCGATGCCTTTGGCCGCCCGCGCGTTCTTGTCCGCCCGTTCGAACGGGAGGCCCTTAAGGACGGCGACGTTGTTACGGACTTTCTGGGGATCGTCGGGGAGGATGCAGCCATCCTCACCAATGACGCCCCCGAGGAAGCAAACCCGGCCATGAGCCTTGAAGCCGCGCTCATTGCCGACGCGCTGATGCAGAAGGAAGCCTACCGTCAGGACGGCGACTGGAACCCCAACCGGGCACGGTCGCATGGGTTCAACCTCATTCCCGGTTCGCCCTTTTCCTTCAGCAAGGCCGCCTACAAGCGCCTGACCCAGAAGGCGGCGCCCGACCTGCGTTACCTGAAGAAGGTGTTCGGGGTCACTTTCGCCAAGCTGCCGCCGAAAAGCATCAAGGACCCGAAGCCGGCATGGGGACCGGAAACCATCGAAGGGCTTGCCGACCATATCAACAAGCTGGCGCTTGAGGGCCAGCACGCGCGGGCCAAGGTGTTTTTCCTGAATGCGCGGGAAGCCATGCGCAACGGCAACCGGCAGAAAGCCATGCTCGGCGTGCAACGGGCGCTGGTCTTAAAGCCCGAATTCCCGCAAGCCGCGATGCTGCTGTGCCGGCTGTTGCGTGCGGCTGGCCGCCTTGATGAAGCCATCACGCAGGCAAAGCGCCAGATCGAGCTTCGCCCCGATTTCGAGCCGATGCAGCTTCTGCTTGCCCGGCTGGAAGCCAATGAGGGCGAGGAGGACGCCGGCTGACCGGTCAGCCGGTAACCCAGCCAAGCGCGCTGTCGGACGCTTCCATATGCGGCACATCGGCAGCAGCCGCTGCTGCCTCGCGGTCACGCTCGGCGCGTGACTTTTTCTCGGATGCGGACTTGAGCTGGCCACATGCCGCCATGATATCGCGCCCACGCGGGGTACGGATCGGCGCCGAGATACCGCCCTCGTAAACGATATCCGAAAAGCGCTGGATCTGCGCCCATTCCGAACATTCATAGTCGCTGCCCGGCCACGGGTTGAACGGAATAAGGTTCACCTTGGCCGGCAGCTTGTATTTGCGGATAAGGCGGACGAGTTCTTTCGCATCCGCATCGCTGTCGTTGATGCCTTTCAGCATCGTATATTCGAACGTGATGCGGCGGGCATTGTGGGCGCCGGGGTAATTGGCGCAGGCGGTGAGCACCTGTTCCAGATTATATTTCTTGTTGATCGGCATGATGTCCGAGCGCACGTCATCGCGCACCGCATGGAGGCTGACGGCGAGGTTCACGCCGATTTCCTGCCCCGCGCGTTCCATGTGCGGCACTACGCCTGAGG
The Gimibacter soli DNA segment above includes these coding regions:
- a CDS encoding 2OG-Fe(II) oxygenase, with the protein product MTEPDTGPILNPALDGAALARLYGAAGRLHIAGIMTEPSAKALHDVIATFADWNLSLRKGDGDHSIPPEQRRHMSADQMATLRRLIDMSATQGFQYLFENYPIYDACHAGIAPPAFRQLFDFLNGEAFLGLMRQITGHSDIGFADAQVTRFTAGDFLTTHDDDVDGKDRRAAYVLNLTPSWRADWGGILQFLDGDGHVEAGFVPSFNALNLFSVPKLHAVSQVSTFSPGARLSVTGWLRAGKDPGPAQ